The Phycisphaeraceae bacterium genome has a window encoding:
- a CDS encoding riboflavin synthase yields the protein MFTGLVQHVGRVASIRPSPAGATLVIDPMGWDHHPAQGDSIAISGCCLTVAAPTEPGRVLGFDVIHQTLRLTTLGGLKPGDRVNLEHAATPTTLLGGHIVQGHVDGVGQARRVETETPGEWRVRIECPLALRRYLSPRGSVAVDGVSLTIAAVVEVGFEVALIPTTLQRTTLGGIGPTPRPVNLEVDALVKAVVYAMEQRG from the coding sequence ATGTTCACGGGCCTTGTCCAGCACGTGGGGCGTGTCGCGTCCATTCGCCCTTCCCCAGCCGGGGCAACCCTGGTGATCGACCCGATGGGATGGGATCACCACCCGGCCCAGGGCGACTCCATCGCCATCAGCGGCTGCTGTCTGACGGTCGCAGCCCCCACCGAGCCGGGGCGAGTCCTGGGATTTGACGTCATCCACCAGACGCTCCGCCTGACCACCTTGGGCGGGCTGAAACCGGGCGACCGGGTCAACCTGGAGCACGCCGCCACGCCGACGACGCTGCTCGGGGGGCACATCGTACAAGGACACGTCGATGGTGTGGGCCAGGCCAGGCGGGTCGAGACCGAGACCCCCGGCGAATGGCGCGTCCGCATCGAGTGTCCGCTGGCGTTGAGGCGGTACCTCTCGCCCCGCGGCTCGGTCGCCGTGGATGGCGTGTCGCTCACCATCGCCGCCGTGGTTGAAGTCGGGTTCGAGGTCGCCCTGATCCCCACCACGCTGCAACGGACCACGCTGGGAGGCATCGGTCCCACTCCCCGGCCTGTCAATCTGGAGGTCGATGCCCTCGTGAAGGCCGTGGTCTACGCGATGGAGCAACGCGGCTGA
- a CDS encoding PQQ-binding-like beta-propeller repeat protein, with amino-acid sequence MTSPVRSSPFRVALCLLTALAVAGCNDSSKTTSGSGGSVSAGSSGSASTTDKFEQMRGELDRRYVLGPTLADSLGYRVAWNVDPVARRESGPRSAVLEGDSLFVVDEANYLTRILRSTGTRSWSWPVGDVSDTVLGVCRGVAQGRDVVLAVTEGDVHIFDASNGVQIGRHVLSRVAGTPPVLFGPSIIYGSIGGQLVWHHYESNSYIGGYTLQGGIRVPPTLSDTIVVAVSDRGHIMVLDARTRTQLWSRMAREAIVAPPAVGPTAVFVASLDQYIRCYDLGTGEVVWSTLHAEPLRESPVLIGDRLYLHTEDKGLCCYEAIPVADLDGNLLWSNPSIHGTVIGRHRGALMTWHGRNRVLTLLDEKSGTVLNTISMPKVRHLVVSAFDGGDLFAVGDSGSVTKAVPRQ; translated from the coding sequence ATGACATCGCCGGTTCGATCCTCGCCCTTCCGCGTCGCCCTGTGCCTGCTGACCGCCTTGGCGGTCGCGGGCTGCAACGACTCGAGCAAGACCACGTCTGGAAGCGGCGGCTCGGTGTCCGCCGGGTCAAGCGGGAGCGCGTCCACGACGGACAAGTTCGAGCAGATGCGAGGCGAGCTGGATCGTCGGTACGTCCTGGGGCCGACGCTCGCCGATTCGCTCGGCTACCGCGTGGCGTGGAACGTGGACCCGGTGGCGCGTCGTGAAAGCGGTCCCCGCAGCGCGGTGCTCGAGGGCGACTCCCTCTTTGTGGTTGACGAGGCCAACTACCTGACGCGAATTCTGCGCTCCACGGGCACTCGATCGTGGTCGTGGCCGGTGGGCGACGTCAGCGACACCGTGCTCGGCGTCTGCCGAGGCGTAGCGCAGGGGCGCGACGTGGTGCTCGCCGTCACCGAGGGCGACGTACACATCTTCGACGCCAGCAACGGCGTGCAGATCGGGCGGCATGTGCTGTCGCGCGTGGCGGGCACGCCGCCGGTGCTCTTCGGGCCCTCCATCATCTACGGCTCCATCGGCGGGCAGCTCGTCTGGCACCACTACGAATCAAACTCGTACATCGGCGGGTACACGCTTCAGGGCGGCATCCGCGTGCCGCCGACCCTGTCTGACACCATCGTCGTGGCGGTGAGCGATCGCGGCCACATCATGGTGCTTGACGCGCGCACCCGGACGCAGTTGTGGAGCCGCATGGCCCGCGAGGCGATCGTGGCGCCGCCCGCCGTGGGTCCGACCGCGGTCTTCGTGGCCTCGCTGGACCAGTACATCCGCTGCTACGACCTGGGCACGGGCGAGGTGGTGTGGTCCACGCTGCACGCCGAACCGTTGCGCGAGTCCCCCGTGCTGATCGGCGACCGCCTCTACCTGCACACCGAGGACAAGGGGCTGTGCTGCTACGAGGCGATCCCCGTGGCCGACCTCGATGGCAACCTGCTCTGGAGCAATCCGAGCATCCACGGCACGGTCATCGGGCGTCACCGCGGCGCCCTGATGACGTGGCACGGCCGCAACCGCGTGCTCACCCTGCTGGATGAGAAGTCGGGTACGGTGCTGAACACCATCTCCATGCCCAAGGTTCGCCACCTGGTGGTCAGCGCATTCGACGGCGGCGACCTCTTCGCCGTGGGCGACAGCGGCAGCGTGACCAAGGCCGTTCCACGCCAGTGA
- a CDS encoding efflux RND transporter periplasmic adaptor subunit, which translates to MKHMLSQRGDRRRPGGVSLIACLRPTGRRPSPWKGLAALPLAAVAAAWSSAVASAQQGGPPPAPVRVDVVKEEEVQSMRLVTGDLRAVKQARVATRQQGVVTELLVTEGQRVIRGDVLARQDSRQLQLELAQVEADEQAALATIEERRADLEWRQDDLALLMESRSGGAGSPKELLDARAEVRRATARLDQAERQLAVIRARKAIIEKNLADTVTTAPFDGVVIARHVELGEWAAEGAAVVDLLSTGAVEAWINVPQHEYDNVLANPLPVPLRLESTGEIIEVSGARVLPSVDPRARTFTLILTLDRLERLAAPGMSATAWVPTSERERRLTVPKTAVQYADTGAMLYVVRDGPGGAIASPVKVDIRFPLTDRFVVQSPELRPGDRVVVEGNERLFPGNPITPMPADGAGASGGGGGSGGSSGGSSGGGAGGTS; encoded by the coding sequence GTGAAGCACATGTTGTCACAGCGGGGCGATCGGCGTCGGCCGGGCGGCGTCTCGCTCATCGCCTGTCTTCGCCCGACGGGCCGGCGGCCCAGTCCGTGGAAGGGGCTTGCCGCCCTGCCCCTGGCGGCAGTGGCGGCGGCGTGGTCGTCCGCGGTCGCCTCGGCGCAGCAGGGCGGTCCGCCTCCCGCGCCGGTGCGGGTGGACGTGGTGAAGGAGGAGGAAGTCCAGTCGATGCGGCTGGTCACGGGCGACCTGCGCGCCGTCAAGCAGGCCCGCGTCGCCACGCGCCAGCAGGGCGTGGTGACCGAACTGCTGGTGACCGAGGGACAGCGCGTGATCAGGGGAGACGTGCTGGCCCGACAGGATTCCCGACAGCTGCAACTGGAGCTGGCCCAGGTGGAGGCGGACGAGCAGGCCGCGCTGGCGACCATCGAGGAGCGTCGGGCCGACCTGGAATGGCGTCAGGACGATCTCGCCCTGCTGATGGAGTCGCGCTCGGGGGGCGCGGGCAGCCCGAAGGAACTGCTGGACGCGCGGGCGGAGGTCCGCCGGGCCACGGCGCGGCTGGACCAGGCGGAGCGGCAGCTGGCCGTCATCCGCGCCCGCAAGGCCATCATCGAGAAGAACCTGGCCGACACGGTGACGACGGCGCCCTTCGATGGCGTGGTCATCGCGCGGCATGTGGAGCTGGGCGAGTGGGCGGCGGAAGGCGCGGCGGTGGTGGACCTGCTCTCCACCGGCGCGGTGGAGGCGTGGATCAATGTGCCCCAGCACGAGTACGACAACGTCCTGGCCAACCCGCTGCCCGTGCCCCTGCGGCTGGAGTCAACGGGCGAGATCATTGAGGTAAGCGGCGCGCGGGTGCTGCCCAGCGTTGATCCGCGGGCGCGCACTTTCACGCTCATTCTCACGCTGGACCGGCTGGAGCGCCTGGCGGCTCCCGGCATGTCCGCCACGGCGTGGGTGCCCACCAGCGAACGCGAGCGGCGGCTCACCGTGCCCAAGACCGCGGTGCAGTACGCCGACACCGGCGCCATGCTGTACGTGGTGCGCGATGGACCGGGGGGCGCCATCGCGTCGCCCGTGAAGGTGGACATCCGCTTCCCGCTCACGGACCGCTTCGTGGTTCAGTCCCCTGAACTGCGCCCGGGCGACCGCGTGGTGGTGGAAGGCAACGAGCGTCTCTTCCCCGGCAACCCGATCACGCCCATGCCGGCTGACGGCGCTGGCGCGTCCGGGGGCGGGGGCGGTTCCGGGGGAAGTTCCGGGGGAAGTTCCGGGGGCGGGGCGGGAGGCACGTCGTGA
- a CDS encoding TetR/AcrR family transcriptional regulator yields MSGGNEPAASSADSVADPQATDAARRSSRDRIIDAAMELFHQNGYTATGISAILKRASVNSGSLYHFFPTKEDLLLALLERYKELLYPAVMDPVFSRVTDPIERIFGVLDGYRQMLIATGCSLGCPIGNLALELSDTHPAVRRGIAENFDGWKNAIRACLDEAADRFPTDLDRESLASFVLTVMEGGMMQAKAHKTLTPFDAAVTQLRDYVDRLLADGGEWSRPRRTAEAPPDEDAPDRIQPPDAWRDPNARA; encoded by the coding sequence ATGAGCGGGGGAAATGAACCCGCCGCCTCCAGCGCGGACTCAGTCGCCGACCCCCAGGCGACCGACGCCGCTCGACGTTCCTCCCGTGACCGAATCATCGATGCCGCGATGGAGCTGTTCCACCAGAACGGGTACACCGCCACGGGCATCAGCGCCATCCTCAAGAGGGCGTCCGTCAACAGCGGATCGCTCTATCACTTCTTCCCGACCAAGGAAGATCTGCTGCTCGCGCTGCTCGAACGGTACAAGGAGCTTCTCTATCCCGCGGTGATGGACCCCGTGTTCTCCCGCGTCACCGACCCCATCGAGCGCATCTTCGGCGTGCTCGACGGCTATCGCCAGATGCTCATCGCCACCGGCTGCTCGCTGGGCTGTCCCATCGGCAACCTGGCCCTGGAACTGAGCGACACCCATCCCGCGGTGCGCCGCGGGATCGCCGAGAACTTCGACGGCTGGAAAAACGCCATCCGCGCCTGCCTGGACGAGGCCGCCGACCGCTTCCCCACCGACCTGGATCGCGAGTCGCTTGCTTCCTTCGTGCTGACCGTGATGGAAGGCGGCATGATGCAGGCCAAGGCCCACAAGACGCTGACGCCCTTCGACGCCGCGGTCACGCAGCTGCGCGACTACGTCGATCGACTGCTCGCCGACGGCGGCGAGTGGAGCCGCCCGCGACGCACCGCCGAAGCGCCGCCGGACGAGGACGCACCCGACCGAATCCAACCCCCTGACGCCTGGAGAGACCCGAATGCCCGTGCTTGA
- a CDS encoding PTS sugar transporter subunit IIA, with protein sequence MRILDLLHPACIKVPLAAVDKHGAIDELIDLLAAAGRVRRADDVKRAVWERETQRTTGIGEGLAIPHGKSDTLDQVVVAIGRPAQPIEFDAIDRKPVRLIVLLVSPPHRTSDHIQALGKISRLMGNVEFREQVYNASSATELLALFEGAEKAAAATR encoded by the coding sequence ATGAGAATCCTGGACCTGCTTCATCCCGCGTGCATCAAGGTGCCGCTCGCCGCCGTTGACAAGCACGGCGCGATCGACGAGTTGATCGACCTGCTGGCCGCCGCGGGCCGCGTGCGCCGCGCCGACGACGTCAAACGGGCGGTGTGGGAGCGCGAGACGCAGCGCACCACCGGCATCGGCGAGGGGCTGGCGATCCCGCATGGCAAGAGCGACACGCTCGACCAGGTGGTGGTGGCCATCGGGCGCCCCGCCCAGCCCATCGAGTTCGACGCCATCGACCGCAAGCCCGTGCGGCTGATCGTGCTGCTGGTGTCGCCCCCCCACCGCACCAGCGATCACATCCAGGCCCTGGGCAAGATCAGCCGCCTGATGGGCAACGTGGAGTTCCGCGAGCAGGTGTACAACGCCTCCAGCGCGACCGAGCTGCTGGCGCTGTTCGAGGGGGCGGAGAAGGCCGCCGCGGCGACGCGCTGA
- the purH gene encoding bifunctional phosphoribosylaminoimidazolecarboxamide formyltransferase/IMP cyclohydrolase: MSSTVRVSRALISVSDKRDLVPFARALADMGVTIISTGGTARALTEAGLRVVGIEEVTGFPEMMDGRVKTLHPAVHGALLARREIDAHVKAMRQHGITPIDLVCVNLYPFERAVRENLSRDEAIELIDIGGPSMIRSAAKNHEYVTVVTSPTQYDRVVDELRRHEGATTLDLRRDLAAAAFSRTAEYDATISAWMCGREAAAFPPMLRLSMTKQEQLRYGENPHQEAAVYADPAQHGANVVTARLLAGKPLSYNNLNDAAAAFELVRDLRLLFPDQAGAAVIKHTNPCGCAIGDSAARAFDLAYAGDPLAAYGGILAINALIDHDCAARIVEGEKFFEVIIAPSVDAEAAAMLSERWKNVRVLATGEIDPRETPGAVDYRSIPGGMLVQHRDRALAAPSKWAHAAGPAPGENALRDAMLLWTAAKHLKSNAVAVGADGMMLGAGAGQMDRVTSARLAIEKAGDRLHASSSPVAASDGFFPFADGPKLLIDAGVKVIVQPGGSKRDQDTIDLCNQRGVTCLMTGVRHFRH, encoded by the coding sequence ATGTCCAGCACCGTCCGCGTCAGCCGCGCCCTCATCTCCGTCAGCGACAAGCGCGACCTGGTGCCCTTCGCCCGCGCCCTGGCCGACATGGGCGTGACGATCATCTCCACGGGCGGCACGGCCCGCGCGCTGACCGAGGCGGGGCTGCGCGTGGTGGGCATTGAGGAAGTGACCGGCTTTCCCGAGATGATGGATGGGCGCGTCAAGACCCTGCACCCTGCGGTGCATGGCGCCCTGCTGGCGCGGCGCGAAATCGACGCCCACGTGAAGGCCATGCGGCAGCATGGCATCACGCCCATCGACCTGGTGTGCGTGAACCTCTACCCCTTCGAGCGGGCCGTGCGCGAGAATCTCTCGCGCGACGAGGCCATCGAACTGATCGACATCGGCGGGCCGTCGATGATCCGATCCGCGGCCAAGAACCACGAGTACGTGACGGTCGTCACCAGCCCTACCCAGTACGACCGGGTGGTGGACGAGCTGCGCCGCCACGAGGGCGCCACCACGCTGGATCTGCGCCGCGACCTGGCCGCCGCCGCCTTCAGCCGCACCGCCGAGTACGACGCCACCATCAGCGCCTGGATGTGCGGGCGCGAGGCCGCCGCCTTCCCGCCCATGCTGCGGCTCTCGATGACCAAGCAGGAGCAGCTTCGCTACGGCGAGAACCCCCACCAGGAGGCCGCCGTCTACGCCGACCCCGCCCAGCACGGCGCCAATGTCGTCACCGCCCGCCTGCTGGCGGGCAAGCCGCTCTCATACAACAACCTCAACGACGCGGCGGCGGCGTTTGAACTGGTCCGCGATCTGCGCCTGCTCTTCCCCGACCAGGCGGGGGCGGCGGTCATCAAGCACACCAACCCCTGCGGGTGCGCCATCGGCGACTCCGCCGCTCGGGCCTTCGACCTCGCCTACGCGGGCGACCCGCTGGCGGCGTATGGCGGCATCCTGGCCATCAACGCGCTCATCGACCATGACTGCGCCGCGCGCATCGTCGAGGGCGAGAAGTTCTTCGAGGTCATCATCGCCCCGTCGGTGGACGCCGAGGCCGCGGCCATGCTCAGCGAGCGATGGAAGAACGTGCGCGTGCTGGCCACCGGCGAGATCGACCCGCGCGAAACGCCCGGCGCCGTGGACTACCGGTCCATCCCCGGCGGCATGCTGGTGCAGCATCGCGATCGGGCGCTGGCGGCGCCATCGAAGTGGGCGCACGCCGCCGGCCCCGCGCCGGGCGAGAACGCACTGCGCGACGCCATGCTTCTGTGGACCGCCGCCAAGCACCTCAAGTCCAACGCGGTCGCCGTCGGCGCGGACGGCATGATGCTCGGCGCCGGCGCGGGCCAGATGGATCGCGTCACCAGCGCGCGGCTGGCGATTGAGAAGGCCGGTGACCGGCTTCACGCCTCATCATCGCCGGTGGCGGCCTCCGACGGATTCTTCCCCTTCGCCGACGGTCCGAAGCTGCTCATCGACGCGGGCGTGAAGGTCATCGTGCAGCCGGGCGGCTCCAAGCGCGATCAGGACACCATCGACCTGTGCAACCAGCGCGGCGTGACCTGCCTGATGACGGGCGTCAGGCATTTCAGGCATTGA
- a CDS encoding UvrB/UvrC motif-containing protein — translation MPGDDISHLLNAWPFDPKRTTVRLIEGEDGRPKLQIRVLLGVLQLEVTGRPDGVRPDGAESLLALHRERLSRYEEATGGVEGFVLSPDDCRALRDEAALFHHRYVGLFVLEDYEGVIRDATHNLGILDLCRDFAATDEDRQALERFRPSIIMMRTRAQATRAIAAGDTRGAIVHLDAGLQELRRALDDLGMGDRAEESNEMQLLRGMREALVPQLPMSQRVELENRLRKALEAENYELAAILRDELRQMKE, via the coding sequence GTGCCCGGTGACGACATCAGCCACCTGCTCAACGCCTGGCCCTTCGACCCCAAGCGCACCACGGTGCGTCTGATCGAGGGAGAGGACGGTCGGCCCAAGCTGCAGATCCGCGTGCTGCTCGGCGTGCTGCAGCTGGAAGTGACCGGTCGTCCGGATGGGGTCCGTCCGGACGGCGCCGAGTCGCTGCTGGCGCTGCATCGGGAGCGACTGAGCCGCTACGAGGAGGCGACGGGGGGCGTGGAGGGCTTCGTGCTCTCGCCGGACGACTGCCGCGCGCTGCGCGACGAGGCGGCGCTGTTCCACCATCGCTACGTCGGGCTGTTCGTGCTGGAGGACTACGAGGGTGTGATCCGCGACGCGACGCACAACCTGGGCATCCTGGATCTCTGCCGCGACTTCGCCGCCACGGATGAGGATCGTCAGGCCCTGGAGCGGTTCCGGCCGTCGATCATCATGATGCGCACGCGGGCGCAGGCGACCCGGGCCATCGCCGCCGGAGACACGCGCGGCGCGATCGTCCACCTCGATGCCGGGCTTCAGGAGCTGCGCCGGGCGCTGGATGATCTGGGCATGGGCGACCGGGCCGAGGAATCCAACGAAATGCAGCTGCTGCGCGGCATGCGCGAGGCCCTGGTGCCGCAACTGCCCATGAGTCAGCGGGTGGAGCTTGAGAATCGTCTGCGAAAGGCACTGGAGGCGGAAAACTACGAACTGGCGGCGATCCTGCGCGACGAACTGCGCCAGATGAAGGAGTAG
- the smpB gene encoding SsrA-binding protein SmpB, translating to MSKKSDSSRTGEPHIENRRARHDYFIDETIECGIKLTGTEIKSIRDGQVSLAEGYVRATETPLALTLHGVHIAEYPKAGPAHQHNPTRPRALLAHAREIRKLADRTRVRGTTLVPLKIIFVRGRAKVIVGVARGKKTADKRQDLIKKEAKREMDRAMTKRG from the coding sequence ATGTCGAAGAAATCCGACTCATCCCGCACCGGCGAGCCCCACATCGAGAACCGGCGTGCGCGGCATGACTACTTCATCGACGAAACCATCGAGTGCGGCATCAAGCTGACCGGCACCGAGATCAAGTCCATCCGCGACGGACAGGTGTCGCTGGCCGAGGGCTACGTGCGGGCGACCGAGACGCCGCTGGCGCTCACGCTGCACGGCGTTCACATCGCCGAGTACCCCAAGGCCGGCCCCGCCCATCAGCACAACCCCACCCGACCCCGCGCCCTGCTGGCCCACGCACGAGAAATCCGCAAGCTCGCCGACAGGACCCGCGTGCGCGGCACCACCCTGGTGCCACTGAAGATCATCTTCGTGCGCGGCAGGGCCAAGGTCATCGTGGGCGTGGCGCGCGGCAAGAAGACCGCCGACAAGCGGCAAGACCTCATCAAGAAGGAGGCGAAGCGCGAAATGGACCGGGCGATGACGAAGCGGGGGTAG
- a CDS encoding DUF1761 domain-containing protein: MPVLDPGSINWLAVGVTAIATFLLGGAWYTALFGQLWRKLHGYDEATVKELQRRRPPVMFFGAMIVCYFVMALVMAILIQWTGVTGAGGGAVIGFFIWTGFCFAVGLTGAIAVHFPLQSFLIDAAYQLIYCLGAGALLGAWR; encoded by the coding sequence ATGCCCGTGCTTGACCCCGGATCGATCAACTGGCTCGCCGTCGGCGTGACAGCCATCGCCACCTTCCTGCTGGGCGGCGCGTGGTACACCGCGCTCTTCGGCCAGCTCTGGCGGAAACTGCATGGTTACGACGAAGCCACGGTGAAGGAACTGCAGCGCCGGCGCCCGCCCGTGATGTTCTTCGGCGCCATGATCGTCTGTTATTTCGTGATGGCGCTGGTGATGGCGATTCTCATCCAGTGGACCGGCGTCACCGGCGCGGGGGGCGGCGCGGTCATCGGCTTCTTCATCTGGACCGGCTTCTGCTTCGCCGTCGGCCTGACCGGCGCCATCGCGGTTCACTTTCCGCTCCAGTCATTCCTCATCGACGCGGCCTATCAGCTCATCTACTGCCTTGGCGCCGGAGCGCTTCTGGGCGCGTGGCGGTAA
- a CDS encoding CerR family C-terminal domain-containing protein codes for MTIFPGPISPAITRTDTRESLLDAAEVLFSERGYAGVGIREIVERAGANIAAINYHFGTKRALYLATVLRQMLLGDDRQTACQMILREAAQPSEALDDVLRDFIEPNHRLLTEAVRRLKPDLTVPQARLHAVGIMSQVLHYRLFRPFVQGLGIADLASPDEVDRIARHIARASLASLGMEGELIERSLRSVPSHAGPPNPPTPAGEPSAEGVSS; via the coding sequence ATGACCATCTTTCCCGGTCCCATTTCGCCCGCCATCACGCGAACCGACACGCGCGAGTCGCTGCTTGATGCGGCGGAAGTGCTCTTCTCCGAGCGTGGCTACGCGGGGGTGGGCATCCGCGAGATCGTCGAACGCGCCGGGGCCAACATCGCGGCGATCAACTACCACTTCGGCACCAAGCGGGCGCTGTACCTCGCCACGGTGCTGCGGCAGATGCTGCTGGGAGACGACCGGCAGACCGCGTGCCAGATGATCCTGCGCGAGGCGGCGCAGCCCAGCGAGGCGCTGGATGACGTGCTGCGCGACTTCATCGAACCGAATCATCGGCTGCTCACCGAGGCGGTGCGGCGGCTGAAGCCGGACCTGACCGTGCCGCAAGCGCGCCTGCACGCCGTGGGCATCATGAGCCAGGTGCTGCATTACCGGCTCTTCCGACCGTTCGTGCAGGGTCTGGGCATTGCGGACCTGGCCTCGCCGGACGAGGTGGATCGGATTGCACGTCACATCGCCCGGGCGTCGCTGGCGTCGCTTGGGATGGAGGGGGAACTCATCGAGCGGTCGCTGCGAAGCGTTCCGTCTCACGCGGGACCGCCGAACCCGCCAACGCCCGCAGGCGAACCTTCGGCGGAGGGAGTTTCATCGTGA
- a CDS encoding SRPBCC domain-containing protein, translating to MNSIHRLLLIAALSGMAALASHAVSAEEPDTSPLTHSAVLRAPIAEVWDALTNPQRMRRWWAPNLEADIRVGGVIRSSYNPQSTLRDEYTIENTILAYAPGRMLSIRCTKAPADFPFKDVIGDTWSTILLDELGPDRTRVTFMGMGYTADEKSQRMRAFFASGNQYVIDQLKQMFEIKDVAQRDARVMELVGRFAKGEWVHQSARPDGATFRVRNAAHHGPDGVCIVSRGWLDVGAGPYEHAATLIHRLPASMGGGVEFTGIHENGAMARGPITLIDENTIEWHWPETLLDGRGGLYRIRTVFTDETHYTMLMFERQADGTEIQRLKIDFEMIAPQGPDPSVPQRLGR from the coding sequence ATGAACTCCATTCATCGACTGCTCCTCATCGCCGCCCTGTCAGGCATGGCCGCGCTCGCGTCGCACGCCGTGTCCGCCGAGGAGCCCGACACCTCGCCCCTCACCCACAGCGCGGTGCTGCGCGCCCCCATCGCCGAGGTGTGGGACGCCCTCACCAACCCTCAGAGGATGCGCCGGTGGTGGGCCCCGAACCTCGAGGCCGACATCCGCGTGGGCGGCGTCATCCGCTCCAGTTACAACCCCCAGTCCACCCTGCGCGATGAATACACCATCGAGAACACCATTCTCGCCTACGCGCCCGGGCGCATGCTCTCGATCCGCTGCACGAAAGCGCCGGCGGACTTCCCCTTCAAGGACGTGATCGGCGACACCTGGTCCACCATCCTGCTCGATGAACTGGGCCCGGATCGCACCCGCGTCACCTTCATGGGCATGGGGTACACCGCGGATGAGAAGTCGCAGCGGATGCGGGCGTTCTTCGCCAGCGGCAACCAGTACGTGATTGATCAACTCAAGCAGATGTTCGAGATCAAGGACGTCGCCCAGCGCGACGCGCGCGTCATGGAACTGGTCGGCCGCTTCGCCAAGGGCGAGTGGGTCCACCAGAGCGCGCGACCGGACGGAGCCACCTTCCGCGTGCGCAACGCCGCCCACCACGGGCCGGACGGCGTCTGCATCGTCTCGCGCGGCTGGCTGGATGTCGGCGCCGGGCCGTATGAGCACGCCGCCACGCTCATTCACCGGCTGCCCGCCAGCATGGGCGGGGGCGTCGAGTTCACCGGCATTCACGAAAACGGCGCCATGGCGCGGGGGCCCATCACGCTCATCGACGAGAACACCATCGAGTGGCACTGGCCCGAGACGCTGCTCGACGGCCGCGGCGGGCTGTACCGCATCCGCACCGTGTTCACCGACGAGACGCACTACACGATGCTCATGTTCGAGCGGCAGGCGGATGGAACCGAGATCCAGCGCCTGAAGATCGACTTTGAGATGATCGCGCCGCAGGGACCGGACCCGTCCGTCCCGCAGCGGCTCGGGCGGTAG
- the dcm gene encoding DNA (cytosine-5-)-methyltransferase: MSSRSSVGGFRFAEFFAGIGLVRMGLEAKGWGIAYANDIDADKRAMYDRHFGDANEHFHLADIHRVHEDDVPSVELATASFPCTDLSVAGGRNGLNGSQSSAFWGFVSLMRRMEVRRPPLVMLENVVGFLTSHGGADFRAALEALNELGYAVDAFVLDARWFVPQSRPRLFVVASMIPDADALDSAPESRIRPALLRRFIADHPGIRWQLRDLPDPPERSKRLLPDILENLPDDAPEWWSRERADYLYNQFSERHRNTADAMIAKRRWSYATVFRRVRMQANGEKRSMGELRTDGIAGCLRTPKGGSGRQILFKAGYGRYAARLLTPRECARLMGADEFTIGVPDNQAFFGFGDAVCVPAISWIAEHYLNPALASLRAGSRRAAVVGALR, encoded by the coding sequence ATGTCGTCCCGCAGCTCAGTGGGAGGGTTTCGATTCGCCGAGTTCTTTGCGGGCATCGGGCTGGTGCGAATGGGCTTGGAAGCGAAGGGGTGGGGAATTGCCTACGCAAACGACATCGATGCCGATAAACGCGCGATGTACGACCGCCACTTTGGCGATGCAAACGAGCATTTCCACCTCGCCGACATTCATCGAGTCCACGAAGACGACGTGCCGAGCGTTGAACTCGCGACGGCGTCATTTCCCTGTACCGATCTGTCAGTTGCCGGCGGTCGAAACGGCTTGAACGGATCGCAGTCCTCGGCGTTCTGGGGATTCGTCTCCTTGATGCGAAGAATGGAGGTTCGCCGTCCCCCGCTTGTCATGCTGGAGAACGTGGTCGGGTTCCTCACCTCCCACGGCGGCGCGGACTTCCGAGCCGCATTGGAGGCTCTCAACGAACTCGGGTACGCGGTCGATGCCTTCGTACTCGATGCGCGATGGTTCGTGCCCCAAAGCCGTCCCCGCCTCTTTGTGGTCGCGTCGATGATCCCGGATGCGGACGCGCTGGATTCCGCGCCGGAGTCGCGCATCCGCCCGGCGCTCCTCCGGCGATTCATCGCGGATCACCCCGGCATCCGTTGGCAACTCCGGGATTTGCCCGATCCCCCGGAGCGGTCGAAGCGGCTCCTCCCGGACATTCTGGAGAACCTCCCCGACGATGCGCCCGAGTGGTGGAGCCGCGAGCGGGCGGACTACCTCTACAACCAGTTCTCCGAACGGCACCGCAACACGGCGGACGCCATGATTGCAAAGCGCCGATGGTCCTACGCCACTGTCTTCCGGCGCGTGCGGATGCAAGCGAACGGGGAGAAGCGGTCGATGGGCGAACTCCGCACCGATGGGATTGCGGGGTGTCTTCGCACCCCGAAGGGAGGGAGCGGGCGACAGATTCTCTTCAAGGCGGGGTATGGGCGGTACGCCGCTCGCCTCCTCACGCCCCGCGAGTGTGCGCGGCTTATGGGCGCGGATGAGTTCACCATCGGAGTACCCGACAATCAAGCATTCTTCGGCTTCGGGGACGCGGTCTGCGTCCCGGCTATCTCATGGATTGCGGAGCACTACTTGAACCCGGCTCTCGCCTCTTTGCGCGCGGGCTCGCGTCGCGCCGCCGTGGTGGGAGCCCTTCGATGA